A genomic window from Sparus aurata chromosome 4, fSpaAur1.1, whole genome shotgun sequence includes:
- the ppm1g gene encoding protein phosphatase 1G isoform X2 produces the protein MGAYLSQPNIAKTSSDGGNGTMSYGFSAMQGWRVSMEDAHNCILEFDEETAMFAVYDGHGGEEVALYCSKYLPDIIKEQKTYKDGKLQKALEDAFLAIDSRMTTEDVIKELVQIAGRPTEEPPAEKVAEEDDLENEEAALLHEEATMTIEELLVRYGQNRNAVKHAAAISAAAKKAAASQAEASGDKEEGGEGQKKEGINGEVEEESNGKVKEGQGSACGSKLRACRRAAGEGSAAADCGGSGSSNGEEKAGKAEGDAGPSCSSLASKAAGDSKSRFFDDSEESEEGEEEEGSDEEDGSEEEEGDSSELEEEEDTEEGEEDSEDEEEEEMCLPGMDGKEEPGSDSGTTAVVALIRGKQLIVANAGDSRCVVSERGKAVDMSYDHKPEDEVELARIKNAGGKVTMDGRVNGGLNLSRAIGDHFYKRNKVLPPEEQMISAMPDVKVLTLNDDHDFMVIACDGIWNVLSSQEVVDFISERIKPDQTGKVRALSSIVEELLDHCLAPDTSGDGTGCDNMTCIIITLQPHPSAAQSDDTKKRKHPEGAEGAKLEENGNDSKKAKSD, from the exons ATGGGGGCTTATCTGTCGCAACCTAACATTGCCAAGACCTCTTCCGATGGCGGCAACGGCACCATGAGCTACGGTTTCTCTGCCATGCAGGGCTGGCGTGTGTCCATGGAG GATGCCCACAATTGTATCCTAGAGTTTGATGAGGAGACGGCCATGTTTGCTGTGTATGATGGACACGGAG GTGAAGAGGTTGCTCTGTACTGTTCAAAGTACCTTCCTGACATCATCAAGGAGCAGAAAACCTACAAAGACGGCAAACTGCAAAAG GCTCTGGAGGATGCCTTCTTGGCCATCGACAGCAGAATGACCACAGAGGATGTGATCAAGGAGCTGGTCCAGATCGCTGGGCGGCCCACTGAGGAGCCTCCAGCTGAAAAGGTGGCAGAGGAGGACGATT TGGAGAACGAGGAGGCAGCTTTGCTCCACGAGGAAGCCACAATGACCATAGAGGAGCTGCTCGTACGATATGGCCAGAACCGCAATGCTGTCAAGCATGCAGCTGCCATCAG tGCGGCTGCTAAGAAGGCAGCTGCCTCGCAAGCCGAGGCCTCAGGTGACAAAGAGGAAGGTGGGGAAGGACAGAAGAAGGAGGGGATAaatggggaggtggaggaggagagcaacGGGAAGGTGAAGGAAGGCCAGGGATCCGCATGCGGGTCGAAGCTAAGAGCCTGCCGGAGAGCAGCAGGTGAAGGCAGTGCTGCAG CTGACTGTGGAGGGTCAGGAAGCTCCAATGGAGAAGAGAAGGCTGGTAAGGCTGAAGGAGACGCAGGTCCCTCCTGCTCTTCTTTGGCCTCGAAGGCTGCAGGGGATTCTAAGTCCAGGTTCTTTGATGACAGCGAGGAGTCtgaggaaggagaagaggaggagggcagtGATGAAGAG GATGGcagcgaggaggaagagggtgaCAGCAGTGAgttggaagaagaggaggatacagaggagggagaggaagactctgaggatgaagaggaggaagaaatgtgCCTACCTGGAATGGATGGCAAGGAGGAG CCTGGCTCAGACAGCGGCACCACAGCTGTCGTGGCTCTGATCCGAGGAAAACAGCTGATCGTGGCCAATGCTGGAGACTCGCGCTGCGTGGTGTCTGAGCGCG GCAAAGCTGTCGACATGTCATACGACCACAAGCCAGAAGACGAGGTGGAACTGGCTCGCATCAAAAACGCTGGAGGGAAAGTGACCATGGATGGACGGGTGAATGGCGGACTGAACCTCTCCAGAGCTATTG GTGACCACTTCTACAAGAGGAATAAGGTTCTTCCTCCAGAGGAGCAGATGATTTCTGCAATGCCAGACGTCAAAGTTCTGACCCTTAACGATGACCACGACTTCATGGTCATCGCCTGCGACGGCATCTG GAATGTGCTGAGCAGTCAGGAGGTGGTGGACTTCATCAGTGAGAGGATCAAACCAGACCAGACTGGCAAAGTCAGAGCCCTCTCATCCATAGTGGAAGAG CTGTTGGACCACTGTTTGGCCCCCGACACATCTGGAGATGGTACAGGCTGTGACAACATGACCTGCATCATCATCACCCTCCAGCCACACCCGTCCGCTGCTCAGTCAGACGACACAAAGAAGAGGAAGCATCCGGAGGGGGCAGAAGGGGCCAAGCTGGAGGAGAATGGAAACGACAGCAAAAAGGCTAAAAGTGACTAA
- the ppm1g gene encoding protein phosphatase 1G isoform X1 translates to MGAYLSQPNIAKTSSDGGNGTMSYGFSAMQGWRVSMEDAHNCILEFDEETAMFAVYDGHGGEEVALYCSKYLPDIIKEQKTYKDGKLQKALEDAFLAIDSRMTTEDVIKELVQIAGRPTEEPPAEKVAEEDDLENEEAALLHEEATMTIEELLVRYGQNRNAVKHAAAISAAAKKAAASQAEASGDKEEGGEGQKKEGINGEVEEESNGKVKEGQGSACGSKLRACRRAAGEGSAAAADCGGSGSSNGEEKAGKAEGDAGPSCSSLASKAAGDSKSRFFDDSEESEEGEEEEGSDEEDGSEEEEGDSSELEEEEDTEEGEEDSEDEEEEEMCLPGMDGKEEPGSDSGTTAVVALIRGKQLIVANAGDSRCVVSERGKAVDMSYDHKPEDEVELARIKNAGGKVTMDGRVNGGLNLSRAIGDHFYKRNKVLPPEEQMISAMPDVKVLTLNDDHDFMVIACDGIWNVLSSQEVVDFISERIKPDQTGKVRALSSIVEELLDHCLAPDTSGDGTGCDNMTCIIITLQPHPSAAQSDDTKKRKHPEGAEGAKLEENGNDSKKAKSD, encoded by the exons ATGGGGGCTTATCTGTCGCAACCTAACATTGCCAAGACCTCTTCCGATGGCGGCAACGGCACCATGAGCTACGGTTTCTCTGCCATGCAGGGCTGGCGTGTGTCCATGGAG GATGCCCACAATTGTATCCTAGAGTTTGATGAGGAGACGGCCATGTTTGCTGTGTATGATGGACACGGAG GTGAAGAGGTTGCTCTGTACTGTTCAAAGTACCTTCCTGACATCATCAAGGAGCAGAAAACCTACAAAGACGGCAAACTGCAAAAG GCTCTGGAGGATGCCTTCTTGGCCATCGACAGCAGAATGACCACAGAGGATGTGATCAAGGAGCTGGTCCAGATCGCTGGGCGGCCCACTGAGGAGCCTCCAGCTGAAAAGGTGGCAGAGGAGGACGATT TGGAGAACGAGGAGGCAGCTTTGCTCCACGAGGAAGCCACAATGACCATAGAGGAGCTGCTCGTACGATATGGCCAGAACCGCAATGCTGTCAAGCATGCAGCTGCCATCAG tGCGGCTGCTAAGAAGGCAGCTGCCTCGCAAGCCGAGGCCTCAGGTGACAAAGAGGAAGGTGGGGAAGGACAGAAGAAGGAGGGGATAaatggggaggtggaggaggagagcaacGGGAAGGTGAAGGAAGGCCAGGGATCCGCATGCGGGTCGAAGCTAAGAGCCTGCCGGAGAGCAGCAGGTGAAGGCAGTGCTGCAG CAGCTGACTGTGGAGGGTCAGGAAGCTCCAATGGAGAAGAGAAGGCTGGTAAGGCTGAAGGAGACGCAGGTCCCTCCTGCTCTTCTTTGGCCTCGAAGGCTGCAGGGGATTCTAAGTCCAGGTTCTTTGATGACAGCGAGGAGTCtgaggaaggagaagaggaggagggcagtGATGAAGAG GATGGcagcgaggaggaagagggtgaCAGCAGTGAgttggaagaagaggaggatacagaggagggagaggaagactctgaggatgaagaggaggaagaaatgtgCCTACCTGGAATGGATGGCAAGGAGGAG CCTGGCTCAGACAGCGGCACCACAGCTGTCGTGGCTCTGATCCGAGGAAAACAGCTGATCGTGGCCAATGCTGGAGACTCGCGCTGCGTGGTGTCTGAGCGCG GCAAAGCTGTCGACATGTCATACGACCACAAGCCAGAAGACGAGGTGGAACTGGCTCGCATCAAAAACGCTGGAGGGAAAGTGACCATGGATGGACGGGTGAATGGCGGACTGAACCTCTCCAGAGCTATTG GTGACCACTTCTACAAGAGGAATAAGGTTCTTCCTCCAGAGGAGCAGATGATTTCTGCAATGCCAGACGTCAAAGTTCTGACCCTTAACGATGACCACGACTTCATGGTCATCGCCTGCGACGGCATCTG GAATGTGCTGAGCAGTCAGGAGGTGGTGGACTTCATCAGTGAGAGGATCAAACCAGACCAGACTGGCAAAGTCAGAGCCCTCTCATCCATAGTGGAAGAG CTGTTGGACCACTGTTTGGCCCCCGACACATCTGGAGATGGTACAGGCTGTGACAACATGACCTGCATCATCATCACCCTCCAGCCACACCCGTCCGCTGCTCAGTCAGACGACACAAAGAAGAGGAAGCATCCGGAGGGGGCAGAAGGGGCCAAGCTGGAGGAGAATGGAAACGACAGCAAAAAGGCTAAAAGTGACTAA
- the mis12 gene encoding protein MIS12 homolog: MTRETREEMEMEAHGGAGEEADTLSPSTLKLYETQFFGFTPETCMLRIYSAFRDSLCDILPVVEKVCVRQLSKGESNGAEELLRSQARECSRKLQQYLERRFKQLAERMEVLLVNRCFTVPPSVLLPEDKSHSKHTQDIQEVLKLESSLADVQRAYEAEVCARQALLAELEEQREVQKQLDDILTWVRELQVAWVKEGNGSFHESFRLVMESVKKLQQAVGEVCNKAPH, encoded by the exons ATGACGCGGGAAACCCGGGAAGAAATGGAGATGGAGGCCCATGGAGGAGCTGGCGAGGAAGCGGACACTCTCTCCCCCTCGACCTTAAAACTGTACGAGACACAGTTTTTCGGCTTCACACCGGAGACCTGCATGTTACGGATCTACAGCGCCTTCCGGGACTCCCTATGCGACATTTTACCCGTCGtagagaaggtgtgtgtgaggcagcTGAGCAAAGGCGAGTCGAACGGGGCCGAGGAGCTGCTGCGGTCCCAGGCCAGGGAGTGTAGCCGGAAGCTGCAGCAGTACCTCGAGAGGCGGTTCAAGCAGCTAGCCGAGCGGATGGAGGTGCTGCTGGTCAACCGCTGCTTCACCGTCCCGCCCAGTGTCCTGCTGCCGGAGGACAAGTCCCACAGCAAACACACCCAGGACATACAG GAGGTGCTGAAGCTGGAGTCGTCCCTTGCTGACGTTCAGAGAGCTTATGAAGCTGAAGTCTGTGCCAGGCAGGCACTGCTCgctgagctggaggagcagagggaggtgCAGAAGCAGCTGGATGATATCCTGACCTGGGTCAGAGAGCTCCAGGTGGCCTGGGTGAAGGAAGGCAATGGCAGCTTCCATGAAAGTTTCCGGCTGGTGATGGAGTCCGTAAAGAAACTGCAACAGGCTGTGGGGGAAGTCTGCAACAAGGCGCCTCACTGA